In the genome of Triticum urartu cultivar G1812 chromosome 5, Tu2.1, whole genome shotgun sequence, one region contains:
- the LOC125509433 gene encoding putrescine hydroxycinnamoyltransferase 1-like, with protein sequence MKVEVVDTTLVAPSEPTPRHTLWLSNLDLAVPKTHTPLVYYYPAPPPAGDGDGDGEKEEGFFAPERLREALARALVPFYPLAGRMATGPEGRLEIDCNGEGALFVVARADFTGDEMFRDFEPSPEARRLLVPFAASGDPPCLLAMVQVTFLKCGGVAVGTGMHHVTMDGAGAIQFIRTWTTLARGLDAASVHPTPPVHDRTVLRARSPPHATFEHPVYSPSNLNGLPRPFVTRVYAVSPKLLAGIKSSCAPGVSTYCALTAHLWRAMCVARGLAPDAESRLRVPANIRQRLRPPLPANYFGNAIVRDLVTVRVGDVLSQPLGFVAERIKRAVARVDDAFVRSVIDYLEVESEKGSQAARGQFMPETDLWVVSWLGMPIHDADFGWGCPKFVAPAQMFGSGTAYVTQAPDKDDGVSVLFALEPEYLQCFEKAFYGE encoded by the exons AtgaaggtggaggtggtggacACGACGCTGGTGGCGCCGAGCGAGCCGACGCCGCGGCACACGCTGTGGCTCTCCAACCTCGACCTCGCCGTGCCCAAGACGCACACGCCGCTCGTCTACTACTACCCGGCGCCGCCCCCcgccggcgacggcgacggcgacggcgagaaGGAGGAGGGGTTCTTCGCGCCGGAGAGGCTGCGGGAGGCGCTGGCGAGGGCGCTGGTGCCCTTCTACCCGCTGGCGGGGCGGATGGCGACGGGGCCCGAGGGGCGGCTGGAGATCGACTGCAACGGCGAGGGCGCGCTGTTCGTCGTCGCGCGGGCCGACTTCACCGGCGACGAGATGTTCCGGGACTTCGAGCCCTCCCCGGAGGCGCGCCGCCTGCTCGTCCCCTTCGCCGCCTCCGGCGACCCGCCCTGCCTCCTCGCCATGGTCCAG GTGACGTTCCTCAAGTGCGGCGGCGTGGCCGTGGGCACGGGCATGCACCACGTGACCATGGACGGCGCGGGCGCGATCCAGTTCATCCGGACGTGGACGACCCTGGCGCGCGGGCTGGACGCCGCGTCCGTGCACCCGACCCCGCCGGTGCACGACCGCACGGTGCTGCGCGCGCGCTCCCCCCCGCACGCCACCTTCGAGCACCCGGTCTACTCCCCGAGCAACCTCAACGGCCTGCCCCGCCCCTTCGTCACCCGCGTCTACGCCGTGTCCCCCAAGCTCCTCGCCGGCATCAAGTCCAGCTGCGCGCCCGGCGTGTCCACCTACTGCGCGCTGACCGCGCACCTGTGGCGCGCCATGTGCGTGGCCCGCGGGCTGGCCCCCGACGCCGAGTCGCGGCTGCGCGTGCCGGCCAACATCCGGCAGCGCCTGCGCCCGCCGCTGCCGGCCAACTACTTCGGCAACGCCATCGTGCGGGACCTGGTGACGGTGCGCGTGGGGGACGTGCTGTCGCAGCCGCTGGGGTTCGTGGCGGAGCGGATCAAGCGCGCGGTGGCGCGGGTGGACGACGCCTTCGTGCGCTCCGTCATCGACTACCTGGAGGTGGAGTCGGAGAAGGGCAGCCAGGCGGCGCGCGGGCAGTTCATGCCGGAGACGGACCTGTGGGTGGTGAGCTGGCTGGGCATGCCCATCCACGACGCCGACTTCGGCTGGGGCTGCCCCAAGTTCGTCGCGCCGGCGCAGATGTTCGGCAGCGGCACGGCCTACGTCACGCAGGCGCCCGACAAGGACGACGGCGTGTCCGTGCTGTTCGCGCTCGAGCCAGAGTACCTGCAGTGCTTCGAGAAGGCCTTCTACGGGGAGTGA
- the LOC125509434 gene encoding origin of replication complex subunit 6-like isoform X1, with protein sequence MDMSAIAARLGLSGSRPFVRKAAELRRLCDINFDSSVLGIVSIPHRPSNHLLSLDLSVVRVSDAGFAQGEVCKAIICLEVAATKFQVMFDRSEAVQMSGMSEKAYIRSFNALQNGLGVKTTLDVRELGIQFGCVRLIPFVQKGLVLYKERFLAALPPSRRSSTDFGRPMFTAAAFCLCAKRHKLKVDKLKLIDLCGTSSSGFTTVSTSMGDLCFDVFGIAKEKKDPTSIKGNRELLDVLPSKRKHEDDSDHSDESSGNDNDDKLDV encoded by the exons ATGGACATGTCGGCGATCGCCGCCCGCCTCGGCCTCTCCGGCTCTCGTCCCTTTGTGCGCAAGGCCGCCGAGCTCCGACGCCTCTGCGACATCAACTTCGACTCCTCCGTCCTCGGCATCGTGAGCATCCCGCACCGCCCCTCGAATCACCTCCTCTCCCTCGATCTCTCCGTCGTACGTGTCTCTGATGCTGGTTTCGCGCAGGGGGAGGTGTGCAAGGCCATCATCTGCCTTGAGGTCGCCGCGACCAA GTTTCAGGTGATGTTTGATCGGTCAGAGGCGGTGCAGATGAGTGGGATGTCGGAGAAGGCATACATCAGATCGTTCAACGCGCTGCAAAATGGCCTTGGTGTCAA GACGACATTGGATGTGCGTGAATTGGGCATCCAGTTCGGCTGTGTCAGGCTGATACCTTTTGTGCAGAAGGGATTGGTGCT GTACAAGGAGCGTTTCTTGGCTGCATTGCCTCCTTCTCGGCGATCAAGCACGGACTTTGGTCGGCCAATGTTTACTGCAGCAGCATTCTGTTTATGTGCAAAGAGGCATAAG CTCAAAGTTGACAAACTGAAGCTAATTGACCTGTGTGGTACATCTAGCTCTGGATTTACAACG GTTTCGACATCTATGGGGGACCTTTGTTTTGATGTTTTCGGGATAGCCAAGGAGAAGAAGGATCCAACCTCCATCAAAGGAAATAGAG AACTGCTGGATGTTTTGCCTAGCAAAAGGAAACATGAGGATGACAGCGATCATTCCGATGAATCATCGGGGAATGACAATGATGACAAGCTAGATGTATGA
- the LOC125509434 gene encoding origin of replication complex subunit 6-like isoform X2, whose amino-acid sequence MDMSAIAARLGLSGSRPFVRKAAELRRLCDINFDSSVLGIGEVCKAIICLEVAATKFQVMFDRSEAVQMSGMSEKAYIRSFNALQNGLGVKTTLDVRELGIQFGCVRLIPFVQKGLVLYKERFLAALPPSRRSSTDFGRPMFTAAAFCLCAKRHKLKVDKLKLIDLCGTSSSGFTTVSTSMGDLCFDVFGIAKEKKDPTSIKGNRELLDVLPSKRKHEDDSDHSDESSGNDNDDKLDV is encoded by the exons ATGGACATGTCGGCGATCGCCGCCCGCCTCGGCCTCTCCGGCTCTCGTCCCTTTGTGCGCAAGGCCGCCGAGCTCCGACGCCTCTGCGACATCAACTTCGACTCCTCCGTCCTCGGCATC GGGGAGGTGTGCAAGGCCATCATCTGCCTTGAGGTCGCCGCGACCAA GTTTCAGGTGATGTTTGATCGGTCAGAGGCGGTGCAGATGAGTGGGATGTCGGAGAAGGCATACATCAGATCGTTCAACGCGCTGCAAAATGGCCTTGGTGTCAA GACGACATTGGATGTGCGTGAATTGGGCATCCAGTTCGGCTGTGTCAGGCTGATACCTTTTGTGCAGAAGGGATTGGTGCT GTACAAGGAGCGTTTCTTGGCTGCATTGCCTCCTTCTCGGCGATCAAGCACGGACTTTGGTCGGCCAATGTTTACTGCAGCAGCATTCTGTTTATGTGCAAAGAGGCATAAG CTCAAAGTTGACAAACTGAAGCTAATTGACCTGTGTGGTACATCTAGCTCTGGATTTACAACG GTTTCGACATCTATGGGGGACCTTTGTTTTGATGTTTTCGGGATAGCCAAGGAGAAGAAGGATCCAACCTCCATCAAAGGAAATAGAG AACTGCTGGATGTTTTGCCTAGCAAAAGGAAACATGAGGATGACAGCGATCATTCCGATGAATCATCGGGGAATGACAATGATGACAAGCTAGATGTATGA